In a genomic window of Occallatibacter riparius:
- a CDS encoding EAL domain-containing protein, translated as MTPDAPEILRALEAGEFFPVFQPLVELRTGQLAGFEVLARWQSPHSGLVMPDDFIPAFEHSGFIDTLTHQLLGKTFDALSLTGRPLMISVNLSPTQLLDAGLPARLETLARAWKFPLDRLTLEITESALVDDLPRATSVAQDLKSLQCRLALDDFGTGYSSLRHLQALPFDELKVDRSFVRFMDTDRECRKIVASVVGLGQSLGLMTIAEGVEDSAQAEMLRWLSCDLAQGWLFGHPVPAGELPAILARPHWDSLPASFDGTQSTSRFQGDAVPAHRLAQLQAIYDGAPVGLCFLDRNLRYVNLNRQLAEMNGVPAAAHVGRSVEEVIPHIFPSVEPFIRRALQGEATNGVEVTKPPGTPGSQPQTVMLSYHPVRDEAGDVLGVSVAIMDISDQKNTEEALRRSEDHYRHWISLSPNVPWVLDGDGKVVDASSRWTEFTGQPIDQAMGDGWLRMLHPDDVEPTRDAIRNGLHTHLPVDVKYRVRRPGEDWSWMRSRGSPRLDAEGRILSIYGVVEPIVPRKEISSECAFFESELNIALDAMPVGMILADGNDGVIFKVNACAHQFFGNCAFPGQRLDEYVCMGLLDEHGRAFTMEEHPLARSILRGDRLESLPVLHRQPDGSLAHLYVSSRPIFSDQQKIVGGMMMVRGA; from the coding sequence CGCCCTCGAAGCTGGCGAGTTCTTTCCTGTTTTTCAGCCGCTCGTCGAGCTCCGCACCGGCCAACTCGCCGGTTTCGAGGTGCTTGCGCGCTGGCAATCGCCGCACTCCGGCCTCGTCATGCCCGACGATTTCATTCCCGCGTTCGAGCACTCCGGTTTCATCGACACCCTCACCCACCAACTCCTCGGTAAGACCTTTGACGCTCTCTCCCTCACGGGGCGCCCCCTCATGATCTCCGTCAACCTCTCCCCCACCCAGTTGCTCGACGCGGGCCTCCCCGCGAGACTTGAAACCCTTGCCCGTGCCTGGAAGTTCCCTCTCGATCGCCTCACGTTGGAAATCACTGAAAGCGCGCTGGTCGACGACCTGCCCCGCGCCACCTCGGTAGCCCAGGACCTCAAATCCCTCCAGTGCCGTCTGGCCCTCGACGACTTTGGCACCGGCTACTCCAGCCTTCGCCACCTGCAGGCCCTGCCGTTCGACGAGCTCAAGGTCGATCGCAGCTTCGTGCGATTCATGGACACCGACCGCGAATGCCGCAAGATTGTGGCGTCGGTCGTCGGCCTTGGCCAGAGCCTCGGACTCATGACGATTGCCGAAGGGGTCGAGGACTCAGCGCAGGCGGAAATGCTGCGCTGGCTCTCCTGCGATCTCGCCCAGGGGTGGCTTTTCGGACATCCCGTACCCGCCGGCGAACTGCCTGCTATCCTCGCCCGCCCCCACTGGGACAGCCTCCCGGCCTCTTTTGACGGTACTCAGAGCACGTCCCGCTTTCAGGGTGACGCCGTCCCCGCCCATCGCCTTGCGCAGCTCCAGGCCATCTATGACGGCGCCCCGGTCGGTCTTTGCTTCCTCGATCGCAATCTCCGCTACGTCAATCTCAATCGGCAACTCGCCGAGATGAACGGCGTCCCCGCTGCTGCCCACGTCGGCCGCTCCGTCGAGGAGGTCATTCCGCACATCTTTCCGTCCGTCGAGCCATTCATTCGCCGCGCCCTTCAAGGTGAGGCCACAAACGGGGTCGAAGTCACCAAGCCGCCCGGCACTCCCGGGTCTCAGCCCCAGACCGTCATGCTCTCTTATCACCCCGTGCGCGACGAGGCCGGAGACGTCCTCGGTGTCTCGGTCGCCATCATGGACATCAGCGATCAGAAGAACACCGAGGAGGCCCTGCGCCGCAGCGAGGACCACTACCGCCACTGGATCAGCCTATCTCCGAACGTCCCCTGGGTGCTCGACGGAGACGGCAAAGTGGTGGATGCTAGCTCCCGCTGGACCGAGTTCACTGGCCAGCCTATCGACCAAGCCATGGGCGATGGCTGGCTCCGCATGCTGCACCCGGACGATGTGGAACCCACCCGCGATGCCATTCGGAACGGCCTGCACACTCATCTTCCCGTGGACGTCAAATACCGCGTCCGCCGCCCCGGCGAGGACTGGAGCTGGATGCGTTCGCGCGGCTCACCGCGTCTCGATGCCGAGGGCCGCATCCTCTCGATCTATGGAGTGGTGGAGCCCATCGTGCCCCGGAAAGAGATCAGCTCCGAGTGCGCATTCTTCGAGTCAGAGCTGAACATCGCCCTCGACGCTATGCCTGTCGGCATGATTCTGGCCGATGGCAATGACGGAGTGATCTTCAAGGTCAACGCCTGCGCACATCAGTTCTTCGGCAACTGCGCCTTCCCCGGCCAGAGGCTCGACGAGTATGTCTGCATGGGCCTGCTCGATGAGCACGGCCGGGCCTTCACTATGGAAGAACACCCCCT